A DNA window from Setaria viridis chromosome 2, Setaria_viridis_v4.0, whole genome shotgun sequence contains the following coding sequences:
- the LOC117845424 gene encoding putative 3'(2'),5'-bisphosphate nucleotidase, mitochondrial isoform X2, whose amino-acid sequence MPLLHLSLPPHRLLVAGRGRLCFPPAPRHTRLSVRAAAGDAAVSVAAETYGLPFPPERASHHHELAAAIAAVERACRLCVDVKRSLFSGGKSILEKNDQTPVTIADFGVQALVSLELQRLFPSIPLVAEEDSASLRSSEADDNSSDVLVESIFSAVADKVSNSGSPLTQDDVLRAIDRGGKDAVSFDSNPATYWVGLALVVNGKVTVGVMGCPNWTNYTVANGKDDSAAACNGRGILMISHLGCGTWTRRLSADIGQFTTAPDIWKRCFVDTCSVVHMARYCIPDSQTWDMIPLSVLFNSTTGESDPRNENEILLLSVFCGSLCKYLTVASGRASVFVLRARTTTQIKSWDHAVGVICVQEAGGQISDWSGKPLDLAADLTSRRIIYPSGGVLVTNGALHDKLVEMISANYK is encoded by the exons ATGCCGCTCCTCCACCTCTCGCTCCCGCCGcaccgcctcctcgtcgccggccgcggccggctgTGCTTCCCGCCGGCTCCCCGTCATACCCGCCTCTCAGTCAG GGCGGCGGCTGGGGATGCAGCCGTGTCAGTCGCAGCGGAGACCTACGGGCTCCCCTTCCCTCCGGAGCGCGCCTCCCACCACCACGAGCTCGCCGCGGCCATCGCCGCCGTGGAGCGCGCCTGCCGCCTCTGCGTTGAC GTGAAGAGGTCGCTGTTTTCAGGTGGCAAGAGTATTCTTGAAAAGAATGACCAAACTCCTGTCACAATTGCGGATTTCGGGGTGCAGGCCCTTGTTAGTTTGG AACTCCAGAGACTGTTCCCATCAATACCTCTGGTGGCAGAAGAGGACTCGGCATCTCTAAGGTCATCAGAAGCTGACGATAATAGTAGTGATGTACTTGTTGAGTCAATTTTTAGTGCAGTTGCAGACAAAGTGAGCAACAGTGGTTCACCTTTAACTCAAGATGATGTGCTGAGAGCAATTGATAGAGGAGGCAAGGATGCTGTCTCATTTGATTCAAACCCTGCTACTTATTGG GTGGGTCTGGCTCTTGTGGTGAATGGAAAGGTAACAGTTGGAGTGATGGGATGTCCGAATTGGACCAATTATACCGTAGCCAACGGGAAAGATGACAGTGCTGCTGCATGTAATGGCCGTGGGATTCTTATGATATCTCATCTAGGCTGTGGTACATGGACTAGGCGCTTGTCTGCTGACATTGGCCAATTCACTACCGCACCGGATATTTGGAAAAGATGCTTTGTTGATACATGTTCAGTTGTTCACATGGCACGCTATTGCATTCCAGATAGCCAAACATGGGATATGATACCATTATCTGTTCTCTTCAATTCAACAACGGGTGAATCTGATCCTAGAAATGAGAATGAAATTCTTCTCCTATCGGTTTTCTGTGGCAG CTTGTGCAAGTATCTAACTGTAGCTTCCGGGAGAGCCTCCGTTTTTGTCCTTCGAGCACGGACGACAACTCAGATCAAG TCCTGGGATCATGCTGTTGGGGTAATTTGCGTGCAGGAAGCCGGTGGCCAG ATTAGTGACTGGAGTGGAAAACCGTTGGATCTTGCAGCTGACCTAACATCTCGCAGAATCATCTACCCTTCGGGCGGTGTTCTGGTGACAAATGGAGCTCTGCATGACAAGCTTGTTGAAATGATCTCAGCTAATTACAAGTAG
- the LOC117845424 gene encoding putative 3'(2'),5'-bisphosphate nucleotidase, mitochondrial isoform X1, with translation MPLLHLSLPPHRLLVAGRGRLCFPPAPRHTRLSVRAAAGDAAVSVAAETYGLPFPPERASHHHELAAAIAAVERACRLCVDVKRSLFSGGKSILEKNDQTPVTIADFGVQALVSLELQRLFPSIPLVAEEDSASLRSSEADDNSSDVLVESIFSAVADKVSNSGSPLTQDDVLRAIDRGGKDAVSFDSNPATYWVLDPIDGTKGFLRGDDALYVVGLALVVNGKVTVGVMGCPNWTNYTVANGKDDSAAACNGRGILMISHLGCGTWTRRLSADIGQFTTAPDIWKRCFVDTCSVVHMARYCIPDSQTWDMIPLSVLFNSTTGESDPRNENEILLLSVFCGSLCKYLTVASGRASVFVLRARTTTQIKSWDHAVGVICVQEAGGQISDWSGKPLDLAADLTSRRIIYPSGGVLVTNGALHDKLVEMISANYK, from the exons ATGCCGCTCCTCCACCTCTCGCTCCCGCCGcaccgcctcctcgtcgccggccgcggccggctgTGCTTCCCGCCGGCTCCCCGTCATACCCGCCTCTCAGTCAG GGCGGCGGCTGGGGATGCAGCCGTGTCAGTCGCAGCGGAGACCTACGGGCTCCCCTTCCCTCCGGAGCGCGCCTCCCACCACCACGAGCTCGCCGCGGCCATCGCCGCCGTGGAGCGCGCCTGCCGCCTCTGCGTTGAC GTGAAGAGGTCGCTGTTTTCAGGTGGCAAGAGTATTCTTGAAAAGAATGACCAAACTCCTGTCACAATTGCGGATTTCGGGGTGCAGGCCCTTGTTAGTTTGG AACTCCAGAGACTGTTCCCATCAATACCTCTGGTGGCAGAAGAGGACTCGGCATCTCTAAGGTCATCAGAAGCTGACGATAATAGTAGTGATGTACTTGTTGAGTCAATTTTTAGTGCAGTTGCAGACAAAGTGAGCAACAGTGGTTCACCTTTAACTCAAGATGATGTGCTGAGAGCAATTGATAGAGGAGGCAAGGATGCTGTCTCATTTGATTCAAACCCTGCTACTTATTGG GTACTTGATCCAATTGATGGCACCAAAGGTTTCTTGAGAGGGGATGATGCTCTTTATGTG GTGGGTCTGGCTCTTGTGGTGAATGGAAAGGTAACAGTTGGAGTGATGGGATGTCCGAATTGGACCAATTATACCGTAGCCAACGGGAAAGATGACAGTGCTGCTGCATGTAATGGCCGTGGGATTCTTATGATATCTCATCTAGGCTGTGGTACATGGACTAGGCGCTTGTCTGCTGACATTGGCCAATTCACTACCGCACCGGATATTTGGAAAAGATGCTTTGTTGATACATGTTCAGTTGTTCACATGGCACGCTATTGCATTCCAGATAGCCAAACATGGGATATGATACCATTATCTGTTCTCTTCAATTCAACAACGGGTGAATCTGATCCTAGAAATGAGAATGAAATTCTTCTCCTATCGGTTTTCTGTGGCAG CTTGTGCAAGTATCTAACTGTAGCTTCCGGGAGAGCCTCCGTTTTTGTCCTTCGAGCACGGACGACAACTCAGATCAAG TCCTGGGATCATGCTGTTGGGGTAATTTGCGTGCAGGAAGCCGGTGGCCAG ATTAGTGACTGGAGTGGAAAACCGTTGGATCTTGCAGCTGACCTAACATCTCGCAGAATCATCTACCCTTCGGGCGGTGTTCTGGTGACAAATGGAGCTCTGCATGACAAGCTTGTTGAAATGATCTCAGCTAATTACAAGTAG
- the LOC117845796 gene encoding chlorophyll a-b binding protein CP29.1, chloroplastic produces MASSVAAAASTFLGTRLADPAPQNGRIVARFGFGGGKKTAAPKKAAKTSSVSDRPLWFPGAVAPDYLDGSLVGDYGFDPFGLGKPVEYLQFELDSLDQNLAKNEAGGIIGTRFESSDVKSTPFQPYSEVFGLQRFRECELIHGRWAMLATLGALSVEWLTGVTWQDAGKVELVDGSSYLGQPLPFSISTLIWIEVLVIGYIEFQRNAELDPEKRLYPGGSYFDPLGLAADPEKKERLQLAEIKHARLAMVAFLGFAVQAAATGKGPLNNWATHLSDPLHTTIFDTFGGSS; encoded by the exons atggcttcgtcggtggccgccgcggcgagcacaTTCCTGGGCACCCGCCTGGCGGACCCAGCGCCGCAGAACGGGCGCATCGTGGCCCGGTTCGGGttcggcggcggcaagaagacCGCCGCCCCGAAGAAGGCGGCCAAGACGTCGTCGGTCTCCGACCGGCCGCTCTGGTTCCCCGGCGCGGTGGCGCCCGACTACCTCGACGGGTCACTGGTGGGCGACTACGGGTTCGACCCGTTCGGGCTCGGGAAGCCCGTGGAGTACCTGCAGTTCGAGCTGGACTCGCTGGACCAGAACCTGGCCAAGAACGAGGCCGGCGGCATCATCGGCACCCGCTTCGAGTCCTCCGACGTCAAGTCCACCCCGTTCCAGCCCTACAGCGAGGTCTTCGGCCTCCAGCGTTTCCGCGAGTGCGAGCTCATCCACGGCCGCTGGGCCATGCTCGCCACCCTCGGCGCCCTCTCCGTCGAGTGGCTCACCGGCGTCACCTGGCAGGACGCcggcaag GTTGAGCTTGTGGACGGGTCGTCCTACCTGGGGCAGCCGCTGCCCTTCTCCATCTCGACACTCATCTGGATCGAGGTGCTCGTGATCGGCTACATCGAGTTCCAGCGCAACGCCGAGCTCGACCCGGAGAAGAGGCTCTACCCGGGCGGCTCCTACTTCGACCCGCTCGGCCTGGCGGCCGACCCGGAGAAGAAGGAGCGGCTGCAGCTGGCGGAGATCAAGCACGCGCGCCTCGCCATGGTCGCCTTCCTCGGCTTCGCCGTgcaggccgccgccaccggcaagGGCCCGCTCAACAACTGGGCCACCCACCTCAGCGACCCGCTCCACACCACCATCTTCGACACGTTCGGAGGATCCTCTTAA
- the LOC117844991 gene encoding protein THYLAKOID FORMATION1, chloroplastic: protein MAAISSLPFAALRGASEWRPSSAAAAVSGAVVLSARARRGSRSVVRCVATAGDVPPTVAETKLNFLKSYKRPIPSIYSTVLQELLVQQHLMRYKRTYQYDPVFALGFVTVYDQLMDGYPSNEDRDSIFKAYITALNEDPDQYRADAQKMEEWARSQNGSSLVDFSSRDGEIEAILKDISERAKGKGNFSYSRFFAVGLFRLLELANATEPTVLDKLCAALNVNKRSVDRDLDVYRNILSKLVQAKELLKEYVDREKKKREERSETPKPNEAVTKFDGDLYSMRH from the exons ATGGCGGCCATATCGTCGCTCCCCTTCGCGGCGCTGCGTGGAGCCTCCGAGTGGAGGCCGTCGTCCGCTGCGGCGGCCGTCTCCGGCGCCGTCGTGCTCAGCGCGAGGGCTCGGCGGGGCTCGCGCTCGGTGGTGCGCTGCGTCGCCACGGCGGGCG ATGTCCCACCTACTGTCGCAGAAACAAAGCTGAACTTTCTTAAGTCATACAAACGCCCTATCCCAAGCATTTACAGTACAGTTCTACAAGAACTTTTGGTTCAGCAGCATCTGATGAGATACAAAAGAACCTATCAGTATGATCCTGTGTTTGCTCTTGGTTTTGTCACTGTCTATGATCAGCTCATGGATGGTTATCCCAGCAACGAGGACAGGGATTCCATCTTCAAGGCATATATAACAGCGTTAAATGAAGATCCTGATCAATACAG AGCTGATGCACAAAAGATGGAAGAGTGGGCACGTTCCCAGAATGGCAGCTCATTAGTTGATTTTTCTTCCAGAGATGGAGAAATAGAGGCCATTCTGAAAGATATATCAGAAAGGGCCAAGGGTAAGGGAAACTTCAGCTACAGTCGGTTCTTTGCAGTTGGCTTGTTCCGTTTGCTTGAGCTTGCAAATGCAACGGAGCCAACAGTACTAGACAAG CTTTGCGCTGCATTAAACGTCAACAAAAGAAGTGTGGATAGGGACCTCGATGTTTACCGCAACATACTCTCGAAGTTGGTTCAAGCCAAGGAACTTCTCAAGGAATATGTGGATAG ggaaaagaagaagagagaggaaagaTCAGAAACTCCAAAGCCGAATGAAGCTGTTACGAAATTTGATGGAGACCTTTATTCCATGAGGCATTAG
- the LOC117845731 gene encoding vesicle-associated protein 4-1: MAISGEERHAPAGGDSGGGKLWNLCRMPFRQAGGAPAAPPPQSSSSSSGIHHSAGRYGHEAPVAGDGGAQGASAGSISSVAKSLLPARRRLRLDPANKLYFPYEPGKQVKSAIRIKNTSKSHVAFKFQTTAPKSCFMRPPGAVLAPGETIIATVFKFVEHPENNENVLQKCKVKFKILSLKVKGPMEYAPELFDEQKDQAVVEKILKVVFLDINGQSPQLEKLNNQLAEAEAALEARKKPPEENGPKIVGEGLVIDEWKERRERYLAQQQVEVVDSV; encoded by the exons ATGGCGATCTCCGGCGAGGAGAGGCACGCGCCCGCCGGAGGCGACTCCGGCGGCGGGAAGCTCTGGAACCTCTGCCGCATGCCCTTCCGGCAGGCGGGCGGGGCGCCGGCAGCGCCGCCTCcgcagtcgtcgtcgtcgtcgtccgggATCCACCACTCCGCCGGCCGGTACGGCCACGAGGCGCCCGTCGCTGGGGACGGAGGTGCGCAGGGGGCGTCGGCGGGTTCGATCTCGTCCGTGGCCAAGTCGCTgctgccggcccgccgccgcctcagacTCGATCCGGCCAACAAGCTCTACTTCCCAT ATGAACCAGGAAAGCAGGTCAAAAGTGCAATTAGGATAAAGAATACAAGCAAGTCCCATGTAGCATTTAAG TTTCAAACAACTGCACCCAAGAGTTGCTTCATGCGCCCTCCTGGAGCTGTCCTTGCCCCTGGGGAGACTATTATAGCAACTG TTTTTAAGTTTGTGGAGCACCCAGAGAATAATGAGAATGTTCTACAAAAGTGCAAGGTCAAATTCAAGATTTTGAGCTTGAAGGTGAAGGGACCAATGGAATATGCACCAGAACTG TTTGATGAGCAGAAGGATCAAGCTGTTGTTGAGAAGATCCTGAAGGTTGTATTCTTGGATATAAACGGTCAAAGCCCT CAACTGGAAAAGCTCAATAACCAATTAGCTGAGGCAGAAGCTGCACTTGAGGCACGGAAGAAACCTCCAGAAGAAAATGGCCCAAAAATAGTTGGTGAAGGGCTTGTCATTGATGAATGG AAAGAGCGGAGGGAAAGATACCTCGCACAACAGCAGGTTGAAGTGGTCGATTCGGTGTAA
- the LOC117843278 gene encoding uncharacterized protein, whose product MPAGAPGLAEPMVRPPTCFPSCPQNHWPLTSTHGTSTHVTCVYIAHSAAQYSMYAHVLEEFVQVFESERSTAAQGRMRFAVASKAYMAVTLGAAMELKKQVAKPCSSAAKRGAAPVIAARSSSSAGRADGGGGHGAEESLRMVMYLSCWGPS is encoded by the coding sequence ATGCCGGCAGGAGCTCCCGGTTTGGCGGAACCAATGGTCCGCCCGCCCACCTGTTTCCCGAGCTGCCCGCAAAACCATTGGCCACTGACATCAACGCACGGCACGTCAACACATGTGACATGTGTATATATAGCTCATTCTGCTGCACAATACTCCATGTACGCTCACGTTCTTGAGGAGTTTGTCCAAGTTTTTGAGTCAGAACGCAGCACAGCTGCACAGGGGAGGATGAGGTTTGCAGTGGCGAGCAAAGCGTACATGGCGGTGACGCTGGGCGCCGCCAtggagctcaagaagcaggtgGCCAAGccgtgctcgtcggcggcgaagCGGGGCGCCGCGCCGGTGATCGCggcgcggtcgtcgtcgtcggccggcagggccgacggcggcggcggccacggcgccgaGGAGTCGCTGAGGATGGTCATGTACCTCAGCTGCTGGGGGCCAAGCTAA